A window from Solanum stenotomum isolate F172 chromosome 7, ASM1918654v1, whole genome shotgun sequence encodes these proteins:
- the LOC125871567 gene encoding transcriptional regulator SUPERMAN-like, giving the protein MEKSSSKYFNKHQTMKNVKEYSWDNNYVDHQGGDLVGGFLWPPRSYTCSFCKREFKSAQALGGHMNVHRRDRARLRLQSPTILESNPNPNPNPNSNPNPNPTFLSSPSSPSTKLFPPFVSTLPPLLSPNSFSSSTAAGGGSHEMKNGDLTKMGCAKFEENGKECSEVVKRSEFLRLDLGIGLISESKDDLDLELRLGYI; this is encoded by the coding sequence ATGGAAAAAAGTAGTAGCAAGTACTTCAACAAACACCAAACCATGAAGAATGTTAAAGAATATTCATGGGATAATAATTATGTAGATCATCAAGGTGGAGATTTAGTTGGAGGGTTTTTATGGCCACCAAGATCCTACACATGTAGCTTTTGTAAAAGAGAATTTAAATCAGCTCAAGCTCTTGGTGGTCATATGAATGTTCATAGAAGAGATAGAGCAAGGCTTAGACTTCAATCACCAACAATTCTTGAATcaaaccctaaccctaatcCAAACCCTAACTCTAACCCTAACCCTAACCCTACTTTTCTTTCATCACCATCTTCTCCTTCAACAAAATTATTCCCTCCTTTTGTTTCAACATTACCTCCATtattatctcctaattcattttcttcttctaccGCGGCGGGCGGTGGCTCTCATGAGATGAAAAATGGAGATTTGACAAAAATGGGATGTgctaaatttgaggaaaatggaaaagaatgtAGTGAAGTGGTCAAGAGGAGTGAATTTTTGAGATTGGATTTGGGAATTGGTTTGATTAGTGAATCAAAAGATGATTTGGATTTGGAGCTTAGACTTGGTTACATTTAG